agtaactgtaatgtaatgtcatgtaatttaaTCACACATACAGTGTTTAAAAGCACAAGAAAGGCAGAGTAGAGAAAATCACCAGCACTGATACAGTGACATGTCTCACCTTGACAATGTCCAGCTCCTCCTTGGTGGCAGCCTGCTGCTTCTCCAGTCTGGTGCTGAGCTGAGAGCATATCTGTAGCAGACAGCATCGCAGCGCTGTTAACTGATACGCTGCATTTTAAAGGTCACAACTAGCAACACAGCAAATACTTTGACAAAGAAAAGAGTATATTTAGCCATATGACTCAATTTAAAATGAGTGCAGCAAATACATACTGAttcatacataaaaaatgttaatactaattaacatgaaataataataaaatacaaataaaaaacaaaatgtgctctctgctgctctgctgtacCTGTTTGTACTCTGCAATGATGGCCGTTGTCTTCTTGATCTCTGACTCTGCTTTCTCCAGCTCCCTCCGGAACActtccttcagctgagggagggGAACAGATGCAGTTTATTACAGACAAGCAGGGGTCCTCAGGACCATCTCAACCAAAAAGGCACACAGTAAAAGATCATTCCCTTGATAGGAATGGTAAGCCTAAAATGGAGCATGACAAGAGAGAGCAATAAAATCGTGTAAACTTGTAAAATCTTGATAACGATAATAGGTTTTGATAAAGTTGCATCACCATAAACACCGTTAGAAAAGGCTACAGAAAGCCCGTCAGAATGCTCTGGTGAAACGGCCTATCAGAGAGCGCTCACGGTGTTGTCCGTAAATCAGCTGCAGTACCTGTGCagtctcctcttcctgtctcctcttctcctcctcggTCTCCACCAGACGCTGTTTGGTGTTCAGCAGCTCCTTGTTCAGCACATCCGCCTTGTCCTCCGCCTACGGAAGCCACAGCACTGAGTCACCTGCGGCCCCCGCGTTCTCAcgctgttatttttttacagtcagtTTTCACCCTCCTGGTTGTGTTTCTGCACAAGGCGACAGGCGGACGCGCTCAAACCTGGTCCAGGTCGTTCCTCAGCGCGATCTTGCTGGTGACCAGCTCGTGGGCCAGGTCGTCGTTCTCCTGCTCCAGGCGCATGCTGGCCTCCTGCAGCCGCCGGTTCTCCCTCTGTGGACAGacggacacaaacacacaccaagagTGAGGACAGCAGAGGAGCTGCGTGTGAATCGACTTCTCTGAACTACGCTGAAGGGATGCAGAATTTAAATAAAGAGACATGCATATTGCACCATCCGTACATCTTTCACTTGGAAGGGATATACTGACAGGGCACATACCCTTGTGGGCCAACCAGACAGTACACAATGGCAGCtactgcacattcacacaatgagAACAGCTGTTTTGGCCATTCGGGAAGATACGGTACTGAACATGTGAATGAGAGGGTTAATGCAGACAATACTCCAGCGGTGGACTGTCCTGCATGTCTCATGGTTGATAGCTGGTCGTCAGTTTGGTTCATTTAATGTACTATCATATGCGAAAGAAAAACACCTGAATGAAAAAAGCCACACTGCTACACATGGACATTCAGTCTacacaaaccacacagacaGTCATATCCACAATATCGGAACACAAAGCCAAACTCAAAGTCACCTGTAATTGCATAATCAATGGGATCTAATGTGCTTTAGACTTGTCACCCACCATTGCTAGGGGGCACATACTACTCCATCATAACACGCCAGCTTATGCCCGACGGGTCTATAATATTCATTAATAAGTATGTGTTGATGAAGACAGCATCAATTAGGAATGAAAGAATGTGAACGCAAAAAAGGAAGGAGACAGTCCTGCCCTCTGCCATCCCATGCCTGGGACTACGGAGCTGCATTTGCTTTGCCTCGACTCATTCGACGAGACTTTGCACTCCGACCTTTCTCACTTTAATTTCCACAATGCTGGCCCCTCCAAcctttgttttaattagcaTCTTCAAGATGCTCTTGTTGTCAATTCCTCTGAGAATATGATCTCTTGTCACGTGACCCTCTCCCCTGCCTGTAAGTGGACTCACATGACACCCTCTCAGTTTGGATGCTCTGGGGGtcagacattaaaaagaaaaaattaaactttgggTCATCTGACTTCTATTCCTACTCTCCTCTACCCTGCAGTTAATGTGGCCTCAGTTGACACTTATTTTACCCACGTGATATTTTGGTCAAATTGCTAAATTCGGGCAAGGATGACCTGAAGGTATTGAACACGAGGCATTTATTCACAATAAACATCACACTGTGTGGGAACGTGATCATATAGTCCATTCTTCTGTATTCAGGGGTCAATGGTTATGCATCATTATAGCTATGCTGATTTAATTCAATAATGAACTATATCTATCTGTATACCTATATCTATACATACTTATACAGACAAAGCTCCACTAGGGAAGGTTCTCTTCCACAAAAGTACCATATTAGATTGCTTGGATATAAAGCTTCTCTTTTAAGTACATTTGGATGTGAAGACAGAATCAGAAAGACTGCATCAACCTGAAAGAGTCAGGTTTGAAAATagtttgaaaatgtgacaaCCTGAGAGGTGACATCACCAGCGTGCCTGTTCCCTGTTCTCATAATTAGTTCTGAAGGCTATCTGACTCCCTGTTATACATCTGAACATCTGTATGAGTGGACTCTTTATCAAATACCTGGACATGAGCGCTctcaatgtgtgtgtctgaatatgAACGTTCTGTATCTGGATGTCAAGGATGTCTGACAGTTGAGAGCCAAGGAGACAGAGCTGTAGTACAGCTGTTTATCGGATTACTAAAGCAGTGTTCGACACATAAACTCCACCCGGAAGAACACGCACACGCAATCGGAaagtaaacaaaagaaaatatcagaCATATGTTAATATGCTACGTAGTGGACACCACAGAGAAGCCGAACAAACAACTGACACAAAAATTTcccatttatgaaaaaaataacagacagtAAGCAGTGACAGAACCAGCACAGAGAATAACACTAAGCGGGAATCTCtcaaacagcactgcactgactgcTGTGGAATGGTGGCTTACCTTCCCTACACAGAGTCACAACACGGGCATGCAGCTCCCAACCCAACACCCACACGCACAACAGGACTGTCCACTTccacagctcagctcacagccaCAGTCTCCCGCATCACCCTGCAGGGGGAACCCTCCAAAACCTCCCAGTCCTCTGCTTCATCACCCTGTCACCATGGACACTGCCCTGacatgctgattggctgaacaGTGTGAGTGGGGGAGGAGTGATGCATATAGAGGaacagtgtgtgcagggcttCCTAGTCAGAGTCATTTAAGGTTTCCAGAACCCTTACTGTTACAAGGCCCTCTAAAACctcaactgaaaaacattatGATTCTTTCAAATACAAACTTTATTGTGggcttttaaaaagtaaaaaaatatactttttatttgACAGAACATATGAACATACAAAACAGTACTGAAGCGAACATTTGatcaatataaaaattaaaacagcatgACCACTTCCACAGTGATTTCTAAACCATgtggattttaaatgaaaaatatgaaggCTCAAACTGCAACTGCATGGGTTTGAAAGAACCACATAAAATACTGTGTAAACAACTTAAATATACTTTTACAAAGCAGTTCAGATAAAAAGCAGCAAAATTTCAACCAAGATTTTAGCTTAAGGAAGCAAAATGTCAGGATATGAACAATATACACTGACATCAGTCTTCACATGTAAACACTTGCAATCCTTATGGTCAGCTCAGTAAAGGTTTCAGTTGAGGCTACAAACACTGCAATACCGGTTTCATCTCTACACTAAATAATACTGTTCTCCAACTGAAGACACTTGGAtagaaacaacaaaagaaataacattATGAACAGGAAAAACTGCAGCATGGAGACAGTCCTTTGCTTATTTTTGGTCTTGTCACACCTTTCCTTATCTTGGACGGGCAAAGTATTTGTGCTCGACTCTTAACGTGTCTCATTCACtctcctctgtgtcagtgtgcggCGCGATCTGTGACGTTTCTGCACAGCCCTCTACACACACCTGAACTGGgacaggacagggagagagggagagaggagggtgtAGGCATGACAAGTCAGTGTGCTCACTGCGGTGAGACAGCTGTCTGAGAAAGCTGACAGCTGTCTAAGTAACCTCATGACAGACGTGTAACACTGTACCACCGGCCCATTTGCATACATATTAGCAGAGCTCCAGCTAAGAACTCCAGTCTTATTTTCCTGTAACTCTCCCTCAGTAAAGCAACAGCAGCGGCGGGGCACACACGGAGTCCCTCTGAAGCGTGACGGTGTTGTCACCGTTGCGCGCTGCAGGCTGCGGGGGGCGCCCTTACCTGGTACCTGTCGATGGGGTCCTCCTGTTGCAGCTGGCTCTCCCTAAGAGACTGGTACTCTTTCTCAAATTTCTTCAGTTTCTTGGTAGGCACCTGAtgagagaggaggcagcagcacagcacatcaGTGTCATCGGAAGGAAAGCGTGGGAGGAACAAGCCACAGTGAATGCTTAAACCGCTATGTGGTACCAGTAAGATGACTAAAAAGGAATACACCTATCCTGAACATCTGTAGGTTTCAATctgtatacagtataatatatcAAGTCATACTGGAAAGCACAACTAAAATGTTGTATCCTCTAATGATGTCTTTTGCACAAGATCTAATAATATTGACTTTGATTGTAATATCTATTTATTCACATCTATGCCTCTAATTACAACTGACATTGTGGCAGATAACTTTAAAGGCAGTGATAAGCCATAATACAGCACGGACCTTACGTAGAAAGCCATGCCTGTTCACATGCATGGCTCTTTTTACACATGTATAAAGCAGTACTGTATCTCAATAGAATGAGAAATTAAGTTCtctaaattacatttacagaacctttgatgcatttttttggGCCAAGTCTCAGAATATTGTCCATTACAGGATGCTTACCCACTGATATGCTAAATCTCTTCTTTAGTCTATTTTAGTACAAATAGATATTGCTTCTTAggtttactgaaaaaataagcAGCACAGGCAGGCCACAGAAATTCATTTTCCAAAGGGATAAATATAAACAGCAGTGACCTGATTGTGTCATATACTCAGGATATGTTGAAGTTGCACAATTTTTCATAATTGTATAAAAGGTGGCTGAAAGCAGGCCTATGCAGCACTGATCTGAGGACAGCAGACTGTatgttgaatattttatggAAAAATGTCAGCTGGTCTATCTGAGGATAAATGGTCATGTGAAGACTGTTAAAAGGCTAACATGGATTGCAGTGTTCAAGGATTCAAAAaaaaccaaccccccccaatGAGTGTGAAATGATTCTGTCACACTTTCAATGGTGGCTAGCACATGACACAGGACTACCCATGATCATCCACGAACAGAAAAGGACTTGAACAGAAAAATATACGCTTTAGCACAGTCTGCAGCAAGACACTGCTTAAAATACTCACTGGCAGCTATCAGGTTTCACTAAAGCAACCACATAGCATCTGAATTTagatataaaaaaatgttactaaGCAATAATTTCCCATAATTATAACCTGTCTTAAAGACCCTGGAGTTGGCCTGAAAACTCCTAAATTGAAGAGGATGCTACACGTATGAACAGTCAATAGTTTTCTTGATACATCCCGAGTAAACGATCAATGGAAGATAAATCACCCCTCCATGATCTAAATTACACTGCTGAAAAATgactcacagcacagcatacaGAACTTGCTGAAAGTACCTCAGAAACCCACAGCCAAGTACCTCAGGGACATCTCAGAAACAAGGGATTTTATGATTTAATCAAACTGTGTCAAGAAAAAGGTAAATATTGTCAATATCctaattatttttaagaatgaattaatcaaaaataaaattctaaaattttaattaacatAACTGAGGCTAATTCTGCAATTATTTATTGCAATTTATAGAAGTGGGTTATGTCAACATTTTATATTgcttatacatttttataatttatccACTCTGCCATTGTATCTCAGCTGTGGATGGGTAGTCTGTATGGAATCCTAATGGATTTTAAATTATCTTTGATTCTTTACTCTCTCTTCCTGATTAATGTCTTAATGTTGTACTTGTCACCTTGCTGGGACAACCAATGAAAACAGGAACTCTGAGGGGTACCAATTATAGGCAATTAGGGCCCTTAAAGTGGGTCTCTATTATTTCCTTCATTGTTTCATGTTAGTGTCTATCCTTCCATGCGAAACAATGAAACTGCCACAACACTAAAACTGCACACTAATATACTTACAAGATGCTTTTGGTCATGTTGTTAACAGAGGCCATTCTGTGGAAATATTTCAACAAGGTGTTGTATATTACTGTTCACTCTGACTGAATGCTCTGAATGGCAATAAGGCCAAGTTGTACCATCAACTTAAGAAGGAAGGATGGTTTTTTAACACTTGGAATGCTTGATAATGCATGAGGGTACATTACACATAAAACATCAAGTCTTGACTGGATTTCTGCTTTAATGACAATGGGGTTTTAGTTCCAAGTGAAGTTCTGCCTTATTCTTAAATAAATTCTTTTGTTGAACATTggtattgctttgttttttttggtttatttttgctttatatTCTGAATTCATTAGAGCAACTCAAAATAGCACTTTCCTCAACAAACTGATACTGAAACTGGTATCACTTGATGCACATACCtacaaaaggtttttttctgttaggaGTATTGTAGTCATAATATTCTACTCATATAAGTCTACTCATCCAAGTAGACCGCAGTCTTAACAAGACTACTGTAGAGTGCATGTAAGTGCGTGCACTACATGTTCACACAGGTATTGCATATCCAATTTCCTTAATGAAGCCTTTGTCTAGTTAAATTAAAGGGAAGAATAAATTGCAATTATACAGTACCGTGGTACCTTTCATCCCTTTCAAATATCTCAGAATGCTTCACAGTGAGAGGGGTAATTCACTTAATTCACCACCATTGTGTAACACCTACTTGGGCGATATATGgtagccattttgcaccagaacacagagcacacatcaGTTGATAAAAGGTGACAATGATTTATTTAGTCACTTAAACTGAATGTTATTAGATAGACAGACTGAGAGAACTACAGTAGGAATCTGTAAAGCAGGACACCCATCTGTGTGATTAATGAATTTGTAGaattttaatgaccacagtcaGTCAGGAACCCAATTTATTGTTTCATCAGTAAGGGTGTGTCTCCTAAAGCACTGGGTCCCTGTTGCTGCACTGGGGCGCAGTGGGGGCACTTTTTATCTTGGCTCAGAGGGCATACTAGCACCTACTTCTCAACaaaactacccccccccccatggacTGCAAGTGcaccctctgtattttctctgggTGCTGAGCCTGCTGGGTAGGTCTCCTATCCAGGCATTAGCCAGGCCCAGGTCCACTTAGCTCCAGCTGTTTGGCATGAGAAGGCTGTCAGGAGGAACCCTTCTCTTTGAAACGCTCTCCGGGAACCTTCACTAAAAGGCGCATGCTgaattcattcagcagatgacCGCTAAAGTCAACAATAACTTCAGCACTGTGAAGCTCAAATTGGCAACTACTTATAATGCACtgtataaaaaaacatgatcagCCCTTTAAATGTTCCTCTCCCTTTGTGTTGTGTCAGCGAAAGCCCAGCCAGCCACGTTGCTATGGCAGCGGGAGGGCTGGTGAGATCAGGTTTACAGGTTTATCTCTGGCGCGGCGAGTCACCAAGGGAGGAGCCCTGTCACCGGAGCGCAGCCACAAGAGGCCCTTCTGCTGTGGAGGGTGCTTCAGGGCCCAGGCTGAGACACACTCCAGCAGGCCCTGTGTGTCATATGTTTATAGCAGCTTCTGaggcactggggggggggttctgccACCCATACCTTAAAGTGACCTCATCAAAAAGCTGAACCCTGACTGGTCCGATTCAACACCTCTGACGAACGGGTAATGTAAAATCAAACTCATGCCCACTCTTAGGTGATCACCATTTACTGAAGAGCAAACACGCAGCAAGGACAGTCACAGAATGCCATGGAGCTGAGAGTGAAGTAACACAAATGAAAGGGGGTGAGGGAGTGTAAGAGTGAGAGGCCCCTGTTTGGGCTCTGCCCTGCtgccctgctgccctgcccctcCTACAGCAGCTGCTGCGACGTTGACATTTCGGAAGTGAAATATTCCAAATCCCTTTATTCTCATGGACCTTGGACGTCACATTTAGTTcccacatgcacaaacatggaTGGATGCTTCCTCCCATTTCCACACTTTATCTACTCTTCCATTCATGTTCATGGTaccacagtgaagcagagacagacatcTGAACATGAAAACATAGGGAAGAGGTAGGCATGCTTTTAGTAACACTAACAGACCGCTCTGCCCTCGCTGCCTGGCTGATAATAACCGAACAATAGGTAGGGGGAGAAACGACAAACAGAATGGACCTCTTGTATTTGCGTGAGCTGGTATGACAGATTAGAGCATGGTTTCCACTGACCTGCTTTAGCTGTTTGTATACTACTCTAATACCAACCAAAGGGCTGCTGAAGCTAGAACATATTTAGATTTCACCATTTCTGTTACTGCCTACACCTACAttgcatatttttgtaaataagcGAACTAGGTTGCTTGACAAAATTGTGTCTGCTTGGTAGCTAACAGTGGAGTAATATTCTGATGCTTGTGGATTTTTATGTCTGTTTCAGAGAGACACCCATCGAAAAAGATTGTATTGAATCATGTTGATTACATAATGGAGCCCCGAGTACAGGTCCTTGttgaaaactgatttttattttgtaatgcgAACCATCAGTGGTATGTGGGGAAAAGACTGCTACCAAGCAAGAGGTACGTAAAAAGACTCTGGCTGTGATGGTACACACAGGATAAAGAGGACTATGGAAATTCCACTGGACTCAACTGGACTCTGGGACAACCTACAGTTTTTCATATGGGGTTGGCCAGCTGTGGGAAACATACTGTTGGCTTGGGTCTGTTTCTTCAGTTGGAACTGACCTACAGCTACAGTGGGTAAGTGGAAAGGTGTGTCTGCTTCTACAGAGtattcacactgcagtgcaagCTCAGCCAACACATcagaaggaaaacaagaaaacctATCCAAAGTGAGATGAAGAAACATTTTGAACCTGGCCAATATACTTGATGTTAATATCCATGCTGGCTCTACAGCCCACTGctcacacaaaaagacacacactgAAGATGATCAGGATTCACTGCAGAAGAATGCCTCCTGTCGCATGGAGACAGAGGCAAACAGTATTTTTGTTCAATGTGGGTCCTTTTAACCAGTAAACCTGTCACATAATTTCCATTCAGTCTATTGTGCTTCTGCCGGTATACTTCACCACGCACCACAAagccctgacccctgacctttcgCAATTGAAGAAAGGTCCGGTGAATCACCAACGTGACTGCTCAGTGAGCCTCGCGAAGACGACAGCACTCCAGAGGAAATGGAGACTAACAAGGGCCCATGGGAGACTTTTATTCAACTCACTGACTACCGCTTTTGGCTCGCAGTCTGTCTGTGATACTTAGCTAAACAGAGACAGGCGCTGCGTGTAGCACATGACGGTGCTGTTGTACTGCAGGTAGTTGCTGCTTACTTGTATTTTCCAAAACTCAAAATGAAGCTCAGGAAATGATAAAATCATCCACTGACAATGTTTAGAATGCTGGCTGACACAGCGGACACTCCAATtatccctccccctcccccgctcctGTGCAATTATATTCAAAACACTGCTGGAGTCCACAAAGGTTcccagaaagagagaagagctcctccatttcactgttaaaatacacataaacCTGCCATATTGTTGACTATTTTACAGAATGCACTATATTATCTAGCACCTGTGACTGAACAAAGAAGCAAAGGGGTTCCGATGAAACACAATGTTTTCAACTGCGTATTAACCAGTGATGCCAAACTCGATATGACAGCCAAAatgccatgtttgtttttttaacggtatgaaatacatttccctTAAGTTTTACACAAGTGTCATATCTATCATgttacagaacaaacaaaagtttCAGCAGAGACCGATCATTCCCAGAGACACAAGTTAAAAGCAAGTCCGAATTATCAATGTTGAGAGACATATCGAAGGAGAGAGAAGGTCTGGTATCATGCACAGGAAAGAGCCTCCATTAGCTCTAGGATCATGGGAAAAGATACTGTGCACATACAGAAAACACCAGTTCTGTAGAGATTTCACATTCACGTTGATGGCTTCTTGAAGTCTGTAGTGTTGAAATGACCCAgagcccaacacacacacacacacacacacacatacacacacacagacacacacagacacagacacacacacacacgtacacacacacacacacacacacacacacacacacacacacatacacacacacacacacacacacacacacacacacacacacggtagtGACGCGCCCACACATTACGGTTCCTCTTCTAAGCCTTCCCCTCCTCTAGTCTTTGCCCGTCTTGTGCAACTTGGGTTCAACCCTGGCCTTCAGATCTGACTACAACGTTCCACCGCACAATCGTTATGTCACGGTGGTGGCCGCACGTGGGCGGCTGCTCCGACTGccacttcattttcaaatttgaattcttttcattttttcctatCAGTCACACACATTGCATTCCCCCGTTTTCCGTGACAAATCTCACCTCCACGCAACCCTGGGCTTATACAAGCGTTCAAAACACCCACAGCCCCCCGCCATCCAGATGATGCCAGTCAGACAGCTTCGTTGCTAACCTCAGGAGGCTGCATTTCCACTCCAAAGAGCTGACATTTCCCCAGCGTTGTCTGACAACAAACTGTTCTTGTGCTTAACCCAGAAACGCAGCCTCTGAAATTTATCCACACAACAAACATGTAACCAGGACAATCACAGAATCAGATGCTACGGAAGGTGAAACttgtgcaaaacaaataaacactgtgTAAAGAGTATACGTCCAGGAAAGGATTAATGTAAGTCCGTATATGGGGAGGGGGCCAGAGCCCACCATTAACTGCCCGGCCATTGTTCTGCTGCCCTGCCCCTCACAATGCCACTGTTACCAAGGTGACTTTGTCCTTTAACCATCACCACCTCAACACCACACCATGGTAAAAACAATgcagttcatttcatttacatccAAACAAACGTATTCACACGGTTAtgtgagaaggagagggagcttgcccaagggtacagcagcaaagTCAAATTAACAGTCATATAAATAAAGTTCACAGCTGTGATGACCACAAACAACCCACCACTCTGGACTCACTTTGCCTTTCTGTGATCCCGCAGAAACCCTTGCAGGCAGATGctaacacacacaagcacaaacacacaagcaggcaaatacaaatgtaaacgCGTacatgaaaacagacacaacTGAGTCAGGCACGGACCAACAAACTCgaatgcacgcacacgcacacacacaaacacgcagttTTAACGGTTGTTCTGACAGCAAACACCAGCTCTTATACAAATTCCCCTCAGACCCAGGCACAGTAGTTCTCACTGAGACCAGAGCTCTAGAtgacgtacacacacacaaagtctgtCAATaggcattcatatttcaagggCTTTTACTTACAGCGGTTATCGATAACTCTACATGCTGTAGGTTCCAAAAGGAAAATCCTTTCAACTGTGAAAGCAAGCTTTGACTTAACAAATGCACTTTGAATACTGAAATTAAGGCACTCTGTGCATCCAAATCAATTTTGAAGGAAAAACTGGGT
The nucleotide sequence above comes from Megalops cyprinoides isolate fMegCyp1 chromosome 2, fMegCyp1.pri, whole genome shotgun sequence. Encoded proteins:
- the rabgap1l gene encoding rab GTPase-activating protein 1-like isoform X2, whose translation is MMEEVSITVAYDAHVINQVSEEDFLASLVADSKPKPVVPTKKLKKFEKEYQSLRESQLQQEDPIDRYQRENRRLQEASMRLEQENDDLAHELVTSKIALRNDLDQAEDKADVLNKELLNTKQRLVETEEEKRRQEEETAQLKEVFRRELEKAESEIKKTTAIIAEYKQICSQLSTRLEKQQAATKEELDIVKSKVMACERCREVFSKEGPLQLPAVSRDNRDSDLDEEKDSLKAQLRELELELAQTKLQLVEAKCKIQELEHQRGVLMNEIQAAKNSWFSKTLGSLKTSTSNQPPSSPKEGP